Part of the Benincasa hispida cultivar B227 chromosome 12, ASM972705v1, whole genome shotgun sequence genome is shown below.
AATGAATATGTGTGGCGTTTGGTTTCAACGTTGAACACCCTACGGCTAAGGCGTGATGTGATGTGATGCCACCAAATTGCGCTTAGACTTATATCTTTCATCCTCCCCCTTTCCACATGTCTTTCTTTTAAACTATCCATCAAAATTAAGTTCTTCTTTCCTCGTTTGTCTCCTTCACATCACAAAGTTATGCACACTTTTGTgttctacttctaactaaacaaaagaaatttcaCAAAAATTGACCACAcactattaaataaataaaggttccttttttctttcataaaaaagaaattaaaattaaataagaggattttattctaaatattgtttttcttcataattttcaaagaaaaaaataggaaaGATTATGTGAAGGAAAGATAAGAAACCACTAAAGCCACACTTCACttggttggttggtttgtttttGATTGAGGGAGAAAAAGCTAAAAAAAGCTACACAACCACAAGAAAGTTAACCCAAAAATTTGAAGTCATTGGCATGTCCATGGCCCAcatgaatttgaaaatcaaCCCTGAAATATTCTCCACTGACCCACAAATTTCAATCAAGCACTAGCACTAGCTGCTTTTCCGGCCGGTTCATCTGCGTGGGGTTGGGATCAGGATGACGATCACCACCGCGTCAGCGCAGTGACTCGACCGTACGGCCGAGGCCCCAAGTTCAAACTCTGAAAACTTCATTTCCTTAACTCAAAAGCAACAACCAAGCTAAATTCAGACCAGTACATGGCGTTGGAGTTAATCGCCTTGGCCTTGGCCTTGCCAGTTGGGGGCCTTCGGAAAGCTACCTCTTATCTTCTTTCCTCCTTTAATCATGGGAAGGCAAAAAAAAGGGCCTTTAATCGTACAGCTTCAACCCATGATTTGACCAGCGAAACTCAGCCTCCAAACTCGCTTTTCCTGGGCAAAACACACCGCTAATTCAGCGACATCCTTATTCCGATTTTAATATATAAGCAAATTAAAGATGGTGGGAGATGGGAATAAGACTTCTCCCATTTTGCCTGCAaattaaaaatgtcaaaaagtAGCGCTTTTATATTTGCTTTAATAATTCAGCAATTTGTCAATGTTTACTTTGCGGGTATTGTTGGGTAATCGATACGGCTATACCATATGAATACGATCGGATACAAcaattcgtcaatttctaaaaaattaagatatggatacgtctaaggatgcgtcattttttttatatgttttttaatatatatttctaaaaaacgagatactgatacgttgaatatacattttttttcttttaaaaaaagtatagataaatttagcatccaagttaataacaacaacataaaatacaatacaaaagaagcagcatctaagatgttgaagtacaatagttaataaaatgcaatagaaaagtggcTCATATTACAAAAAGGAATGAAGATTatagagagaagtatgaagataaacgaagaacttattgaaatattcaaatggtttatattttggtggactttgtagggattcaaatgtgaagatggagattagatgattctagtctaggatttgatttgttattttttttttcttttagttttggactcgagtagtgagctttgtaaatatattacctaattttatattgaaaaatattaaatgagttgcttgtcttttttctttaaaaaaatacacatagaaatagatacgtatCTAAAAAGTATCTAAAAGTATAGAtatgtcaaatcgcgtgtcataTACATATTTGGGAAGTATGTAAAAGTATCCGTATCCGATACGTATCCGATACTGATTATTtgtctcacatgaagtatctgtgcttcatagtgggtagttttaacttttattagataaattgaCAACGAGATGAATaatccatatattttataaaaatcgcAAGATCTCTTCATCTACCGATGCATCTCTACGGTGAGTTCCATTATAAGAAGATTATAAGTAGGAGCCCACAAAACAATGATGGGTGCATTGCCGTTTGTTTCTCCTTGTACCATTGTATGGAAAGTTAGTGTTAAAGCATCAaacgctttttttttttttttttttttggcttttcTCTTGTTTGTATCTCATCATTAACGCTCCTTGTTCTCTTGTCAATGGTGATGAAAGTTAAAGGACTGGCTACATTTAGTGGAGTCTAAATTAAAGTTGggcaaaattaatttgaaacctATCGTGTTATCTTTTGTAAAAGCAAGCCGGTAATTTAAGTTGATAATTTCAATGACTTTTGTAGATGATTGAGGAGAGTGGACCCTAGATATTGTCCATCACTTTTCTTCTAGGGGGTTTGCTTCTAAGATCAAACTCATTATCATCCAAATAAAGAAGGGAAATATGTTGAATTAGTTTTAAGATATTTAGTCGTGTGGTGGGGGCAAAAGAAAAATAGGTGCATTTGGACATGTAATTATTGGAGTTAAAAAGTTGGGTCGGAGAAGTTTTAGGAGTGAAATGTGCGAGTGTATGCGTGTGCGTGCCCGCCACCCCCAACGCCCACTAGATGATGAAGTTGCATTGCCAGTCCCTTTGTTAATTATTGCTACTTTTTGTATAATTGTGATGTGTGGCCCCCCGCCGCTACCTCCTTTAATTTACCCCCCCATCTTCTTCTCCCACAAATACATGCCCTTCTCCTTGCCCTTGCCCTGCCCTCTCAGAAGATCGAATTAAATGTCTCTTGCACACGTCAAATCCCCCAAACACTGCGCCAATAAGCAAGAACTGAAGGTTCACAAGCGCTACAAGAAGCTGTTCCTGGGAGTTTCGGCATTTTTATCCACCATTTCCTTGCTCATACTGCTTCTCTGGCTCATCCTGCATCCGTCGAAGCCAGAATTCAGGGTGAAGCAGGCGGATGTGTATCAGCTGAACCTCATTGACCTTCACCTTCTCAATTCCTCCATCCAACTCACTCTCTCCTCAAAAAACCCTAATCACAGGGTGGGAATCTACTACGACCATCTTCAAGTGTACGCCGCTTATAAGGGGCAACAGATAACTCTCCCTACCTCCCTACCGCCTTTCTACCAGGCCTATCAAGATTCTAATTTGCTGACGGCTTTCTTGGCGGGCAGCAGCGTACCTGTGGCTCCTTCGTTTGGATATGAAGTAGGAAAGGATCAGTCGGCGGGGCGGTTCGTGCTCAATCTCAAAGCCATGGGACGCCTCCGATGGAAGGTGGGGAGTTGGGTTTCTGGAGGCTACCGCTTTAATGTGGATTGTGTTGCGGTGATGCCGTTTGGGCCTACGCTCCCCATGCCTCCACTCACTTTGAACCACCCAACTCGCTGCTCTACAACCCTTTAAATTTTCCTTCCATCCACTTCCCCATGCATTGCGTATATGAATATATTTTACATGCCTTGTGTCTTCTCCACCCTCTGTGCATTAATCACTacataaatatgattcacaCAGTCTCCACCCTCTGTGCATTAAaaattttctccttttcttcaaaaaaaaaaaaaaaaaaaaaaacttaagcaAGCACCAATTTAGTAGAATTGATTACTGCCAGTTTACTCCAGGGAAAAGTAAAACTGAGTGAGTAGTCTGTTCAGCCATCACCCCCACCCATCTTTTGGGGTTTGAAAAAGTATGGGTTTCAGCCATGTATTTCAAAAAATACGACAACCtgttttagatttaaaaaagGGACTGACCAATGAGATCCAAACACGTTACATGCGAGAGCACACCAGACCAAATCAAATCAAAGAAGACAAACACAAGCCAAGGAAGTGCTTTGAGActaccaaaataaaataaaaaagaggaCCTAAAGGTTAATACTTGGATATATCCATCTTTATGCAtcttttatactaaaaaaaagaattaaaatatttgaaaaaagaaataagaagaatCAAATTATGATTGAATAATTTGGTGAGATACACATTTTTGTATGGAAATGCTAGATTTTTGtcattttggagaagatttttGTAATATCACGTTttacaaagaattaaaatatgGGTAGCATTCGTTTTTTTCCACACAACATATATAAATTGTAGGCCCTcgatttctttttccttcacttagGTTTAAAGATCACTAAACAATCATTGGAGTAAAGAATACTTAGTTGGAATGCTTGCTGAAATTTTGGAGAGTAAAAATTTAGTCAAGTGTTCAAACTATGTTTTGAAGGAAGCAGTGGTActaagaaaattttctaagtatTGGGATCATGTGATTGAATTTAGGAGTGAAGTATGCATTGGATTAGAagagaaaaaggagaaaattttGGTCAAGTATTGGGAGGAAAAGGTTGGAATGCAAAAGTTGGAAATGTAGTAGGTTGAAGTCCGAATTTTGACTAAGTGGCCAAACTATGCTTTGAACTTAGGAAAGCTTATAGGAAAAGGGCCTCCACTGGACTAGAAGAAAAGGAGGAATAAAATTTGGTATAAGTGTTAGTAGGAGAAGATTGGAGGGGAAGAGTTGAACACATAGTCCATTAGAATAAgtgaaaatttgactaagtgtcaATAGGAAGGGAATAGGACTCAACATTAGTAATTTAGAAGGTTCAACTCAAGATTGGTAGCGTAGTTAAGAAGGTTCAATTCACCATCCTAAAGTTGGAAGCTTAGTTGAAGTGAGTTGAGCTTAAAACTTGTAGACGAAGGAAATACTTATCAAGGAAACTTATGTTACTTCTTGGAAGCATTGGACACGAGTTTTAGACAAGAAAGAGATGACTTGGATGCAAGGTTCCACCAATCTAGATGGCGAGGGCTGAGTTGGACGCATTAGTCAATATATTGAACCGCATGATGGATCACTTTGGGAACATGACCTCAAGAAATTGGTCTTGGGTACATAAATGAAGGAAGGATGTGTTAGACATCTATGCAGACACATGGTAGGTGAATTTTGGGTGCATGGTTGACTAGGGTGaagaatttggttaagtattGGACAACACATAAGTAGATTCAACTCATCAAGTTGAGTAAATCTTTAGAGAATTATGTTGGACGCATGGAAGGGTATTTTGGACCCCTAGAAGGTTAATTGAACACTATCTTAAACACATGAGAAGCATAATCGAAGTATGAAACAACTACCTTGACGAGAGTTGCACCAAGAAACCCTAGGAAGACTTCTTGGATGCATGCTTTGAGGAAACAAGATCATTTGAGCACATACTAAGAAGAAGGATGGGAGCATGGACACATGCTTTGAGATGTGGCACTAGATATGGCACTAGATATCACATTAAACAAGAGGAGGGAAGGTCATTTTGGATACATGACCTCAAGGAGTTAGCTTGATACACCTTGGACGCATAAAAGACATCTTGGAAGCATAGGAGAACTATCCTTGGATGCATACTTGGGAAGTAAGAAGGGTGTGTGAGCTCGAACGCTTAGGAAAATAATCAAGGGGGAAAACCATACTATGAGAAGGagataaaaaccaaaaaaagaaagaaaagaacacATTGGGCACATGGTATGGACCATGCATCCAAACAAGTAGGTGGGATGCATTGAGACCAAAGTTACTTGGGGAGCGAGGCCAAGTTGATAGTCAATGGGTATAGGTGGCTAATCTGAAGGAAGTCTTGACTAAGTCCAAATAGGATGTGGCtgcctatggagcaaggaaaaACCATGCTACAAGCTGGTGAAGACACCTCAAAGGGGAGTGTGTGTTGGGATGTGCATGTGAAAATGCCTAGACATGCATACAAAGAGAAGGTGTCAAACAAAAAGCTGAACTGGAGATGACAAGAATACTTTGAAAAAGCTTATAAATACTAAAATGGGAGGACCATTTACTTCATAATTTCATGaaactttgaaagaaaactcaaaaggGAGGTGTGAGAGGAAGAACTTAGGAAGTTAAGGTGAGAAAGAGGAGGCCGACCATTGCCAACATCATTCGTCGACATGATATGCGCCCAACTAGTGTCTGGGATGCATCCAACAAGTTGACAATGAGCTGGGGAGTTCATTTGGGCATCCAACTTGAAGGACTATGCGTCCAACCTAGTTAGGGGAGTTGGCTATGAGCCCAACAAGTCTGAAAAGGTCCACTTTTGTTATTGATTACCGAAAGCCTAGTTTTGCATCTGTTGGAGTTAGTAAGCTAAATTTAGGACCAATAAGGTATTTTAAGGTTATTTTTAGCCTTTGGGTTTAAAGTTAAACTTGGAAAAATTCAAGGTAAGTTGGTGCTTGGAGAAAACCGAAAATCCAAGAAGAGACTAGGAAGCTGAGGAGACTTAGAGAAAGAGGAATCATTGCCAGTGAACAATGAGTGgttttattttcaattgttttaacatataatctatGAAGATGCTATTATAGTATGTATGTTTGAGGAAAAACTTTGGCATGATCTATTTTACATGTTCGGATGAAAAATATCTTACTTGAatatgcaagaaaacttgttttACAATGAATCTTATCTATTGTTTTCACTTGATTTGTTGAAAATAAtgatttcaattaaaatatctGGACTTAGTTTAGAAACTCGTATTTATAGTGGTTTTGATGGAAATGGATTTCAAGCAACTAAACTGTAAAAATGGCTAGGATTCCCTATACTcaaggacaaagaaaagatatATGGAAAATCCAGGACTTTCCGATACCCAAGGAGCTGAAGGTATCGGGAAAGTACAATACAAGTCTTTGGGACCCACCTGAGCACACACATAAGCTTTGAGCCACGTACAGGGGTGTATAACCCTTTGGGGACAGAATTGCATGCACGTAGATCAAGACATTGACGTTGGTGTAGTGGGTCAAATTAACCCTTTAACCTTGAGTTACCTCTGACCCCTTAtataccagtgctcctctaatgaacaacttgtttatggtccaaccaataaatagaaacctctctcgggtcaatgagagggtagggcacTTTGTTTAAGTCCCGAATCACCACTCaagagaacactcatctacttaccctgaagacgggaatgagtgaatttcatcttgtattattatgttcccagctccccatttcgtcttgtccccaaaatggtaggcatattgaatcgacgaactggccaccctcacccatacaaatcaaatgacaatccctcgtgaacaagagttcataatatactcaggattaagactaagttgcctaggtcatcctattgaaataggaatctaattagttaacggtgttacatctagtggttactatttcgcagtccaatcttatgcaaactcattgcataggatacccttaCTCACGTGTCACCTACATGAATGCGTTAGATCATTgagtttgtatcaaatacaaagtgggtcgtatccatagtgtcacaaggataaggtacctagccttatccctatactgtAGACCCTTTAGgatgtatcttgaacattgatccctatatgtcttcacatacagttcaagactcataaggcagccttggatgttagtttattggatttaaggttattacggaaaactagaaaacaacacaatatcatttattgaattatctataactctttattgatgacagtcaattaataAGATTTATtattacgagttttagggcataaaacacaacaaactcccacttaaaCTAAAACTTTAGTCAATGGTTGTACATGACATCAGAATCCAAAAGGCGAGAttatggtaaataaatacaataaaccaggacatccatatacccattacacatctcccacttacacATTGTACATGTCTCTTAaacctagattctctagatgaccctaaaaaattgtcaagagagccttcgtaaatagataagcaatgttgtgctctgaggCAATCTtggtgacgatcacatctcctcattGCATAATCTCCCatatcagatgatacttcctctcaatatgctttcctcgTTTTGATGGAATACGTGACATACGTAgcagaataaggatctaattacactctaattgcttttaatttaaaggaaaaaatgcatgcaattgaaggaaaaatagtaattaaaaattacctttgaaattCCTGAAACCCGCTTTTCCTTGTTGAATCACGACCCAAACAAGaaacggaccaccactagagttgacctactatcctctagactcagaactaggttgtgggacccagtgaatgaagaacccgagagagagaaaaagattgaaaagaagatggaattcagGTAGGGTTTCGGTTTGtttttccagcccaattttgaaaacaaaaattagaaATTGTCAAAACTTtttcatccaaattcaaaaacccatatttatagaaaagagtCATGccacaattgcatgaaatcaattcataaaaatccaagacctataatccactatcttagtgggcttaatgtctccactataagccaacatctagcccactattttgttagtggaattatctagcaaaagtttggattttcccactaactatagtcaaagggcaaaatagtcattttgtcaaagtcaaactttgaccaaaaagtcaacattttgactttttatgatttttttcgtgttgactaattttgacctctcgagcatgaatccgcatttattttctcaaaattcaaatcacatttgaatataaggtcggtcaaagtttgacttttcaaagtcaaaagtcaactctttgactttttacatctttgatcatttccatcatttctgagctttcgaatatgaacgtattcatattcttgatatttaaattatttaaatattaaaattatatctctaaactgaaaaacccgaccactatatcacatatacttgtcggtttctctctcttcacctaattcgagcaattcgaattattctatcatactgttctaagtttgtTCTAtataagctagtaggggaacttaatggacctacagatcatgggctttaacaatccgagattaatcggtaaAACTCTTtgacctaattaatcaacattttttaattaacgggtcattccactaaagtctcgtagttgcactctcctcactgtagatatatttctgtccatctgatataatcataatcagtaagctaatccttcacaggttgtttgtaatctcggctgggtcataaaaactgttttcccctaagactacatcttgttccttaagttccactgatcctctaatgaacaattggtttaaggtccaacctataaaccgaacccctctcgagccaaggagagggtggggccccttgttcaagacttggattcagtactaaagggaacaacctatctactatccctataacgggtaagagtgaattccatcttgcaccctatgttcccagctatccacctgatcttacccctgaaatgagaggcttattggcCCAGCGATGATGaactgccctcacctatgtagatctaaggataattctgagtgaacagaagtttatagttagctcaggattaagattaagttacctaggtcatcaattaacgaaatagtcagttttatacataaaacgacatttagaacgtaaaaagtgactatatcatggttcagtcttatgcaaactcattgatAGGATGctctcactcacatatctctatatgaacgattcagaatcacatcgtttgtactaactacaaagtgggccacatccatagtgtctctagaataaggtgcccaacctcattcatataccatagatcattttggttatatatttgaacttgatccacatttatgtcactacataaagttcaaactacattaaatagcctcaggacctttgtttattggattcaagattacaattttaataacagttttattgaaaagcaaaacagaatatgtttattaatttacaaactacgagttttaggacataaaatccaacaaactcacacttggactaaaactcctagtggagtatcacaatgttgaatttaagtgagaaacatatgattacaataaacatatgaatacaataaactagggcatatacccaaaagttctacCACTtttcctagtttacaaacttcgtagacctagactttgTAGGTGAcctttaaacactttagccgtgagggcctttgtaaaaggatcagcaatgttttgctcaaaAGATATCTGGGTCATTACAACATACCACAATGTACaatctcccaaatcagatggtatttgcgctcaatatgcttgtcgcgcttgtggcttcttggttctcttgaatttgcaactgcaccactattatcacaatatagagtgataggcaaatgcatatttggaacgacttccaaatctgtcaagaatttcctcaaccatactacTTCCTTTATTGCTTCACATACAGCTACGTATTCATCTTCtgttgtggagtccgcaatacagttttgcttcacacttctccacactactactcctccattcagaatgaacactgatcccgatgtagattttcttgcatctttatcgatttgaaaatcagagtcagtgtatctagtaaggatcaaatccttagtaccatacacgagcatgtagttcctcattctcttaagatacttgaggatatttttcaATGacaatccaatgatcatatccaggattggacttaTACCTACTACTATCCCTACTGcggtagcatatgtcaggtctagtacataacattgcatacattaagctcccTACTCGCGAAGCATATggaatacgtctcatatcctcaaccttttgaggtgtcttaggacattgatccttttgacaaatgaattccatatctataaggtaacagacctcttttggaattctgcatcttattacctagacaacattttgtctatataagttgctttgAGGACATGGGCTAGTGTTGCTGTTCTTGCGGTTCCCGAATAATCttgaatcccgagaacatactgcatattttctaaatctttcatttgaaactgcgttgctagccatttctttatgtcagttaggtaacctacttcattcccaatgagtagaatatcgtcaacatataaaactaagaatgctatagtagaattgacgatcttcttgtaaacacaagactcgtcaacattttgtacaaagccataagatttgatcgcagtatcaaatcttatattccaaaatctagaagcttgtttcaactcataaatagatttttaaagcttacaaaccttttgttctagatcttgtgcaataaacccctctggtagagccatatagatactctcttcaagattgtcgtttaaaaaggctgtcttgacatccatctgttaaatttcatagtcataaaaggtggtaatggataagagtattctaatcgacttaagcatgacaacgGAAGAGAAAGTTTCTTAATAGTCtactccctctctctgggtataaccctttgccacaagtcgagccttaaaagtctgtactttaccggcttggtctcgttttctcttgtagatctacttacaaccaattggttttacatcatttggttgatctacaagttcccagacagaattgaagtacatagactccatttcgaggtccatggctttgacccactgatcacggtcAACATCTTTTATCatctgtttataggtcgatggatcctctatgccgtcatcaggtatgacgacttgtgtttttgttaaacccaagCAACGGTCAGGCTGAttaacaaccctcccactacgtcgaggcattcccAACTCTTGAGAGGATATGACTGACTagttgtactagttttatctactactttagtagatgaactagctctatctatagcgttttttggaaatttcattcaatactagtctactgtgaggttgatgacttTTTATGTGGTCTTACtttaagaatgtagcatttgtcgatacaaataccttattctcttgaggatcgtaaaatagaccaccttttgtttcttttggataacctacaaataggcgtttctgaaacacttttagatggaacgttatttaaaatatagacaacagtctctaatgcatgtccccaaaaggaatcaggtaactcagcaaagctcattattgagcgaaccatgtccaacaaggttctatttcttttttcagatacaccgttctgctgaggcatattaggtgcagagagttgtgacttaattccgtgttctatcatatagtcctggaatcttaagtccatgtactccccacctcgatctgatcg
Proteins encoded:
- the LOC120092717 gene encoding NDR1/HIN1-like protein 26 translates to MSLAHVKSPKHCANKQELKVHKRYKKLFLGVSAFLSTISLLILLLWLILHPSKPEFRVKQADVYQLNLIDLHLLNSSIQLTLSSKNPNHRVGIYYDHLQVYAAYKGQQITLPTSLPPFYQAYQDSNLLTAFLAGSSVPVAPSFGYEVGKDQSAGRFVLNLKAMGRLRWKVGSWVSGGYRFNVDCVAVMPFGPTLPMPPLTLNHPTRCSTTL